In the genome of Bacillus sp. S3, one region contains:
- a CDS encoding amino acid ABC transporter ATP-binding protein: MISIKGLYKQFGQLEVLKGIDLEVEKGKVVVVIGPSGSGKTTMLRCLNVLELPTKGVVSIQGQSLDFSKAVPKKKLTSFRRLTGMVFQGYNLFPHKAALENVMEGPIIVKGESKEAARKKASALLEKVGLGDKKDYYPAQLSGGQQQRVGIARALAMEPEVMLFDEPTSALDPELVGEVLKVMKDLATEGMTMIVVTHEMRFARDAADEVIFMDGGVIVERGRPNDLFTQPKEERTKKFLNMIQ; this comes from the coding sequence ATGATTTCTATTAAAGGTTTATATAAACAATTTGGTCAATTAGAGGTGTTAAAAGGCATTGACCTTGAGGTGGAAAAAGGAAAAGTGGTGGTGGTCATCGGCCCGTCCGGTTCCGGGAAAACCACAATGCTCCGCTGTCTAAATGTGTTAGAATTACCGACAAAAGGCGTCGTTTCTATTCAAGGTCAAAGTTTGGATTTTTCAAAGGCTGTTCCGAAAAAAAAGCTCACTTCATTCCGCCGCTTAACAGGAATGGTGTTTCAAGGCTATAATCTTTTTCCGCATAAAGCCGCGCTTGAGAACGTCATGGAAGGGCCGATAATTGTAAAGGGGGAAAGTAAGGAGGCGGCCCGCAAAAAAGCCTCTGCCCTGTTAGAAAAGGTCGGTCTTGGCGATAAGAAGGATTACTATCCCGCACAGCTTTCAGGCGGTCAGCAGCAGCGCGTCGGAATCGCCCGGGCGTTGGCCATGGAACCTGAGGTCATGCTGTTTGATGAACCGACCTCTGCCCTTGATCCTGAGCTTGTCGGAGAAGTATTAAAAGTGATGAAGGACCTTGCTACAGAAGGGATGACAATGATCGTTGTTACCCATGAAATGCGCTTCGCCCGTGATGCCGCAGATGAGGTCATTTTTATGGACGGAGGTGTCATCGTCGAGCGAGGCCGCCCGAACGATCTCTTCACCCAGCCAAAAGAAGAACGAACCAAGAAGTTTTTGAATATGATTCAGTAA
- a CDS encoding amino acid ABC transporter permease, with translation MYLNSIFADPERTARLIDIAKTSLQPMLEGAIMNTIPLTIISFIIGIILAVLTALARISQVKLFQGIARVYVSAIRGTPLLVQLFIIFYGLPNIGLTLNPFISAVIGFSLSVGAYASEIIRAAILSIPKGQWEAGYSIGMTYTQTLKRIILPQAAKVSIPPLSNSFISLVKDTSLASLVLVTEMFRRAQEIASTNYEFLLVYSEAALLYWVICFFLSVIQGFLEKRLDRYAS, from the coding sequence ATGTACTTAAATAGTATTTTTGCTGACCCGGAACGAACAGCACGATTAATCGATATCGCCAAAACCTCCCTCCAGCCGATGCTGGAGGGTGCAATTATGAACACCATCCCGTTAACGATTATTTCGTTTATCATAGGGATCATTTTGGCCGTTTTAACAGCACTAGCCCGTATTTCTCAGGTGAAGCTTTTTCAGGGGATTGCAAGAGTGTATGTTTCAGCTATCCGCGGGACGCCATTATTAGTGCAATTATTCATCATCTTTTATGGCCTGCCGAACATCGGGCTAACGCTTAATCCTTTTATTTCTGCGGTCATCGGTTTTTCCCTAAGTGTTGGTGCGTATGCTTCTGAGATTATCAGGGCTGCGATCCTCTCTATCCCAAAAGGTCAGTGGGAAGCCGGCTATTCCATCGGCATGACCTATACACAAACATTAAAAAGAATTATTCTGCCTCAGGCTGCAAAGGTATCGATTCCGCCCTTATCGAATTCGTTTATTAGTCTTGTAAAGGATACCTCACTTGCCTCACTCGTGCTTGTTACGGAGATGTTTCGCCGGGCGCAGGAAATCGCTTCAACCAATTATGAATTTTTGTTGGTTTATTCTGAAGCAGCCCTCCTTTATTGGGTGATTTGCTTTTTCCTCTCTGTCATCCAGGGGTTTTTGGAAAAAAGATTGGATCGATACGCATCATAG
- a CDS encoding amino acid ABC transporter substrate-binding protein, whose product MKKLTVLFALLLSFMLVLSACGTKDDKADKNKSDNKTAEKDLLKKVKDDGKLVIGTEGTYAPFTFHDESGKLTGFDVEVAEEVAKRLGVKAEFKETQWDAMFAGLDAKRFDMVANQVGIRPDRQEKYDFSDPYITSAAVLIASKDNEKVKSFEDIKGLNSAQSLTSNYADIAKKFGANIVGIEGFQQAVELLAQKRVDVTVNDKIAYLDYTKKKPEAPIKIVATSDDASTSGFMFRKKSDKLIAEVNKALKDMVDDGTYKKISEKWFGVDVLK is encoded by the coding sequence ATGAAAAAACTAACCGTTTTATTTGCGCTCTTACTTAGCTTTATGCTTGTTTTATCCGCCTGTGGTACGAAGGATGATAAAGCCGATAAAAATAAATCTGATAACAAAACAGCAGAAAAGGATTTATTAAAAAAGGTGAAAGATGATGGAAAGCTGGTCATTGGCACGGAAGGTACATATGCTCCTTTTACGTTCCATGATGAAAGCGGCAAATTGACTGGATTTGATGTCGAGGTGGCTGAAGAGGTTGCCAAGCGTTTAGGTGTGAAGGCAGAGTTTAAAGAAACACAATGGGATGCGATGTTTGCCGGTCTGGATGCAAAGCGTTTTGATATGGTCGCCAACCAAGTGGGAATTCGCCCGGACCGCCAGGAGAAGTACGATTTCTCTGATCCTTATATTACTTCTGCTGCGGTGTTAATCGCGTCAAAGGACAATGAGAAAGTAAAGTCGTTTGAGGATATAAAGGGATTAAATTCGGCCCAATCGCTGACAAGTAACTATGCGGATATCGCGAAAAAGTTCGGCGCAAATATCGTCGGTATTGAAGGCTTCCAACAAGCGGTTGAACTGCTTGCCCAGAAGCGTGTGGATGTGACCGTTAATGATAAAATTGCCTACTTAGATTATACAAAGAAAAAGCCGGAAGCTCCGATTAAAATTGTCGCAACGTCCGATGATGCCTCAACAAGCGGCTTTATGTTCAGAAAGAAAAGCGACAAGCTTATAGCTGAAGTCAATAAAGCCTTGAAAGATATGGTTGATGACGGCACTTATAAAAAAATCTCTGAGAAATGGTTTGGTGTAGATGTACTTAAATAG
- the nadE gene encoding ammonia-dependent NAD(+) synthetase has protein sequence MSLQAQIMKELHVNPTIQPAEEIRKRIDFLKNYLLKTKAKGYVLGISGGQDSTLAGRLAQLAVEELRNEGTDALFVAVRLPYGIQQDEDDAKLSLDFIRADCETSFNIKAAVDEVQKEYDQSYEGGPISDYQKGNVKARMRMIAQYAIGGMEGLLVIGTDHAAEAVTGFYTKYGDGGADVLPLTGLTKRQGKALLIELGAVERLYLKVPTADLLDQKPGQADETELGITYDELDDYLEGKPVSKEIAEKVEKRYLITEHKRNMPASMFDEWWK, from the coding sequence ATGAGCTTACAAGCACAGATTATGAAGGAATTACATGTCAATCCAACCATTCAGCCAGCAGAGGAAATTCGAAAACGAATTGACTTTTTGAAAAATTACCTGCTAAAAACGAAGGCAAAAGGCTATGTTCTTGGGATCAGCGGTGGTCAGGACTCGACACTTGCCGGCCGTCTTGCCCAGCTGGCAGTGGAGGAGTTGCGGAACGAGGGCACGGATGCTTTGTTTGTTGCTGTCCGTCTTCCATACGGGATTCAACAGGATGAGGATGATGCGAAACTATCGTTAGACTTTATTCGTGCTGATTGCGAAACATCCTTTAATATTAAGGCAGCGGTTGATGAAGTCCAAAAGGAATATGACCAGAGTTATGAGGGCGGGCCGATCAGCGATTACCAGAAAGGTAACGTGAAGGCGAGAATGAGAATGATTGCCCAATACGCCATCGGCGGCATGGAAGGGCTGCTTGTCATCGGTACCGATCATGCGGCAGAGGCGGTTACAGGCTTTTATACAAAGTATGGCGATGGCGGCGCCGACGTCCTGCCATTGACAGGCTTAACGAAACGGCAGGGGAAGGCTTTGCTGATAGAGCTTGGTGCGGTTGAGCGATTGTATTTAAAGGTACCAACCGCAGACTTGCTCGACCAAAAACCGGGACAGGCGGATGAGACAGAATTGGGCATCACGTATGATGAGCTCGATGACTATCTTGAAGGGAAACCGGTTTCCAAAGAAATCGCAGAAAAAGTTGAAAAGCGCTATCTCATCACAGAACATAAACGGAATATGCCTGCCAGTATGTTTGATGAGTGGTGGAAGTAA
- a CDS encoding acyl-CoA thioesterase: protein MEAKTCNESRVVRTSRIFPNDVNNHNTLFGGKLISDIDMVASISATRHSRAECVTASIDSVDFLSPITPKDSVCIETFVTSTGTTSMEIFVKVIAENLISGERKIAATAFLTFVALDDQGKPTKVPGLIPETEEEKKLHETGKERAEKRKEHRKSSKELASVFTTHKPWE, encoded by the coding sequence ATGGAAGCAAAAACGTGTAATGAATCAAGGGTAGTGAGAACGAGCAGGATTTTTCCGAATGATGTCAATAACCATAATACCTTGTTTGGCGGCAAGCTGATTAGTGATATTGATATGGTTGCCTCGATATCCGCTACAAGGCATTCTCGGGCTGAATGCGTTACAGCCTCGATTGATTCCGTTGATTTCCTCAGTCCGATTACCCCAAAGGATTCTGTTTGCATTGAAACCTTTGTGACATCGACAGGAACTACTTCAATGGAGATATTCGTCAAAGTCATTGCGGAAAATCTCATTTCAGGAGAGCGAAAAATTGCCGCTACCGCCTTTTTAACGTTTGTCGCCTTAGATGATCAGGGCAAGCCTACAAAAGTGCCTGGCCTCATCCCCGAAACTGAAGAAGAGAAAAAGCTCCATGAAACTGGGAAGGAAAGGGCAGAAAAGCGGAAAGAACATCGAAAAAGCAGTAAAGAACTGGCAAGTGTGTTTACCACCCATAAACCGTGGGAATAA
- a CDS encoding DUF3231 family protein has protein sequence MVKHNVRLTSAEIGGLWATYLQENMAVCLLTYFLHHNQDEEIQTTLQHAYEISNSHVNQITAIFNDEGIPIPDGFTENDLDLSAPPLFYDMFGLSFVYSMCRLSMINTGFIAATMAREDVQDFFVTMVQENSMLYKESTTLMLSKGIYDRPPMIPYPKEVEYIEKLSYLKGFGKKRPLNVAEITEIFFNTERNYFSIILCMGLLQVVKDKEIHAYIQEGKEISEKQINTFNDILLKEELLGNIATNMEVTDSTCSPFSDRLVVTLFHSLNAIDIALIGHALSLSMRTDLAAFYQKYILEILTYSGKGFDIMVDRGWAQGPPHAPSRRDLQKLK, from the coding sequence ATGGTTAAGCATAATGTTCGGTTAACCAGTGCCGAAATCGGCGGATTGTGGGCGACCTATCTCCAAGAAAATATGGCTGTTTGTTTATTAACTTATTTTCTCCACCACAATCAAGATGAGGAAATACAAACGACATTACAGCATGCCTATGAAATTTCGAATAGCCATGTAAACCAAATAACAGCGATATTTAATGATGAGGGCATCCCAATCCCTGATGGATTTACGGAAAATGATCTAGATTTATCTGCTCCGCCATTATTTTATGATATGTTCGGCTTAAGCTTTGTGTATTCCATGTGCCGTTTGAGTATGATTAACACAGGCTTTATTGCTGCAACTATGGCAAGAGAAGATGTTCAGGATTTTTTTGTGACGATGGTTCAGGAAAATTCAATGTTATATAAAGAATCTACAACCTTAATGCTTTCAAAAGGAATCTATGACCGACCGCCAATGATTCCCTATCCAAAGGAAGTGGAATATATTGAAAAGCTTTCCTATCTAAAAGGATTTGGAAAAAAACGGCCGCTAAATGTGGCGGAGATTACAGAAATCTTTTTTAACACGGAACGGAATTATTTTTCCATTATCCTTTGTATGGGATTGCTTCAAGTGGTGAAGGATAAGGAAATTCACGCTTACATTCAAGAAGGCAAGGAAATTTCCGAAAAACAAATCAATACGTTTAATGATATTCTTTTGAAAGAGGAATTGCTGGGGAATATTGCGACCAATATGGAAGTCACGGATTCAACATGTTCTCCCTTTTCAGACAGGCTTGTGGTTACGTTGTTCCATTCATTAAACGCAATTGATATTGCCCTGATTGGACATGCCCTTTCCTTATCGATGAGAACAGACTTAGCAGCCTTTTATCAAAAGTACATCTTAGAAATATTGACGTATTCCGGTAAGGGCTTTGATATTATGGTCGATCGCGGCTGGGCGCAAGGACCTCCACATGCTCCAAGCAGAAGGGATCTTCAGAAATTGAAATAG
- a CDS encoding cation diffusion facilitator family transporter, with translation MSELVQLLKRGNKSAMLAAIINTIISIIKGVAFMFTGNVAMFAETMHSLGDAANQFFVFVGSALSKKAPTEKYPNGFGRLVNLVLLGAVLIVGIMAFETIKEGWHHVVHPTKSGGFIINIIVLGVSTLLETFVLFKAMKEILHEINVQASGPGVFVKSFANLGRAKPATKLVFLEDLVATMGGLLAIIAVVIAHFTNFHQLEGIASILIGGMMFFVVGKVFLDNAAGVIGQADEEMENKIGTLVMADPDVMDIQDITVIKEGEDLHVELEIEIDPTLTVAAADDIKDRLEEKIMAEKGVVDVTIEIDEEDGVMTWKSRSEQTGK, from the coding sequence ATGAGTGAATTAGTACAGCTTTTGAAACGCGGGAATAAGTCTGCCATGCTGGCCGCCATTATTAATACGATTATTTCGATCATTAAAGGTGTGGCCTTTATGTTTACAGGCAATGTGGCGATGTTCGCCGAAACGATGCATAGCCTTGGGGATGCTGCCAATCAATTTTTTGTGTTTGTTGGATCGGCTTTAAGTAAAAAAGCGCCAACAGAAAAATATCCGAACGGCTTTGGCCGCCTTGTCAATTTAGTTCTATTGGGGGCGGTGCTGATTGTCGGGATTATGGCTTTTGAAACCATTAAAGAAGGCTGGCATCATGTGGTCCATCCAACAAAGTCCGGCGGATTTATCATTAATATTATAGTCCTTGGCGTTTCCACACTACTTGAAACCTTTGTCTTATTTAAAGCCATGAAGGAAATTTTGCATGAAATTAATGTCCAAGCAAGTGGTCCAGGTGTGTTTGTTAAGAGCTTCGCTAATTTAGGAAGAGCAAAACCGGCGACAAAACTTGTGTTTTTGGAAGACCTTGTCGCTACTATGGGTGGATTGTTAGCAATTATTGCTGTTGTGATTGCCCACTTTACAAATTTCCATCAGTTAGAAGGGATTGCCTCGATCCTGATTGGCGGGATGATGTTTTTTGTTGTCGGAAAGGTCTTTTTAGACAATGCGGCAGGTGTTATTGGGCAGGCAGATGAGGAAATGGAAAACAAAATTGGGACGCTTGTCATGGCAGACCCCGATGTCATGGATATTCAGGACATAACGGTCATTAAAGAAGGAGAAGACTTGCATGTAGAATTGGAAATTGAAATTGACCCAACACTAACGGTTGCCGCAGCCGATGATATTAAAGACCGATTAGAGGAAAAAATCATGGCAGAGAAAGGTGTTGTCGATGTCACAATCGAGATCGATGAAGAAGATGGTGTGATGACATGGAAAAGCCGCAGTGAGCAAACGGGCAAATAA
- a CDS encoding group-specific protein codes for MSECKLDHSQEDVKSKYESQAAFLPEEMKPLFDQFFAKEHTQDLLNEVFHLLKKYDLASAEEQDERNNRLYLVLRNV; via the coding sequence ATGAGCGAATGCAAGTTAGATCACTCGCAGGAGGATGTAAAAAGTAAATACGAATCCCAGGCTGCTTTTTTACCTGAGGAGATGAAGCCTTTATTCGATCAGTTTTTTGCCAAGGAGCACACCCAGGATTTGTTAAATGAAGTATTCCACCTTTTGAAAAAATATGATTTGGCATCGGCTGAAGAGCAGGATGAACGGAATAACCGTTTATACTTGGTGTTAAGAAACGTTTAA
- a CDS encoding AI-2E family transporter — translation MPMINKLLHSSGFKRIAIFVFIALILYAMKSMINLILLTFIFTFLMDRLVQFLEKKIPLNRRLLVIVSYSCMIGLFSYGLVMYLPMIAGEITALIKQLTAFYTAQHDNIVLNYLVSRVEENQISNYLEQGFTFLIKYFTDISKITLQVLLALLLSLFCLLEKPRLIEFTGKFRTSKISSIYVEVEFFARKFVRTFGKVIEAQLIIALVNCILTTIFLWLLDFPQLGGLSIMIFVLGLIPVAGVIISLIPLVIIAYSIGGIMKVVYVMIAIAVIHGIEAYILNPNLMSSKTNLPVFYTFIVLIFSEHFFGVWGLIIGIPIFVFLLDVLEVTDNEKVK, via the coding sequence TTGCCTATGATAAACAAACTTTTGCACAGCAGCGGATTTAAAAGGATAGCCATTTTTGTGTTCATCGCGCTGATTTTATATGCGATGAAATCAATGATTAATTTAATTTTACTCACGTTTATTTTTACTTTTTTAATGGACCGGTTAGTGCAATTTCTTGAAAAGAAAATTCCGCTGAATCGCAGGTTACTGGTGATTGTATCCTATTCCTGTATGATCGGTTTGTTTTCTTACGGTTTAGTGATGTACCTGCCGATGATTGCCGGTGAAATTACTGCGCTGATCAAGCAATTAACTGCTTTTTACACCGCACAGCATGATAATATTGTTCTGAATTATCTCGTCAGCCGCGTGGAAGAAAATCAAATTTCCAATTACCTGGAGCAAGGTTTTACCTTCCTAATTAAATATTTTACTGATATTAGTAAAATAACCTTGCAGGTGTTATTGGCACTGTTGTTGAGCCTATTTTGTTTGTTGGAAAAACCGCGCTTAATTGAATTTACCGGGAAATTTAGAACGAGCAAAATCTCATCGATCTACGTGGAAGTTGAATTTTTTGCCCGTAAATTCGTCCGTACGTTTGGTAAAGTAATCGAAGCGCAATTAATCATTGCTTTAGTGAACTGTATTTTGACCACGATTTTCTTATGGCTGCTCGATTTCCCTCAGCTGGGCGGCTTATCGATTATGATTTTTGTCCTAGGCTTAATCCCGGTTGCCGGCGTGATTATTTCGTTAATTCCGCTTGTGATTATCGCCTATAGTATTGGCGGCATCATGAAGGTGGTCTATGTCATGATTGCGATTGCGGTGATCCATGGTATCGAGGCCTATATTTTAAATCCAAATTTAATGAGTTCTAAAACAAATCTACCTGTTTTCTATACATTTATCGTCCTGATTTTCTCCGAGCATTTTTTCGGTGTGTGGGGTCTGATCATCGGGATTCCGATCTTTGTCTTCCTATTGGATGTATTAGAAGTGACGGATAATGAGAAGGTTAAGTAA
- a CDS encoding polysaccharide deacetylase family protein → MRKQNSGWPKGMLSVIVTIGLILAGIFVSNYFQAKAAGEPSNHSKNESFNRAAAKGPTPESIIKNTEDFKLEKHLIRKHQEQAVFWRNKQDLENSNTPKPTTETAAAQTATNDTPTDQPPVNESNAGEPEQNRTEQQGNNKTVYLTFDDGPAAFSGEIIALLEQYQFKATFFMIDGNIRKYPDSVKLMVQNGETVGLHSVSHSPKAFYASANSVIAELTQNRNTLKEISGVDSYIMRTPYGSVPHMTVEYRQAVQENGYKMWDWNIDSKDWYYKDARYVDSVIEQLNHLADHNGPKVILLHERQETLDHLPALLDYLSKQGYEGKSIESTMTPVQFSAR, encoded by the coding sequence ATGAGGAAACAAAATAGCGGATGGCCGAAAGGGATGTTAAGTGTCATTGTTACGATTGGGCTCATTTTGGCCGGTATTTTTGTCAGTAATTATTTTCAGGCGAAGGCGGCGGGGGAACCTAGTAATCACTCAAAAAATGAATCTTTTAATCGTGCTGCAGCCAAAGGACCTACACCAGAATCGATTATAAAAAACACTGAGGATTTTAAGCTGGAAAAACACCTGATCCGTAAGCACCAAGAACAAGCGGTGTTTTGGAGAAATAAGCAAGATCTTGAGAATAGTAACACGCCAAAACCTACTACTGAAACTGCCGCAGCCCAAACTGCCACAAACGATACACCTACTGACCAACCACCAGTGAACGAATCCAACGCAGGAGAGCCGGAGCAAAATAGGACGGAGCAACAGGGGAACAATAAGACCGTGTATTTGACGTTTGATGACGGTCCGGCGGCATTTTCCGGTGAAATTATTGCCCTTTTGGAACAGTATCAATTCAAGGCGACCTTTTTTATGATTGACGGAAATATTCGAAAATATCCTGATTCGGTAAAGTTAATGGTTCAAAATGGCGAGACCGTGGGCCTTCACAGTGTGTCCCATAGTCCGAAAGCATTTTATGCATCAGCTAATTCTGTCATTGCAGAATTAACACAGAACCGTAATACGTTAAAGGAAATTTCGGGTGTTGATTCGTATATTATGAGGACCCCTTACGGCAGTGTTCCCCATATGACAGTAGAATATCGCCAGGCTGTTCAGGAGAATGGCTATAAAATGTGGGATTGGAATATTGACAGCAAGGACTGGTATTATAAGGATGCCCGCTACGTTGACAGTGTCATTGAACAATTAAACCATTTGGCAGACCATAATGGGCCGAAGGTAATTCTTTTACATGAACGGCAGGAAACGCTTGATCATCTTCCGGCGCTGCTTGACTATTTGAGTAAACAGGGCTATGAGGGTAAATCTATTGAGAGCACGATGACACCCGTTCAATTTAGCGCAAGATAG
- a CDS encoding DUF2085 domain-containing protein, with protein sequence MIHDLFHFFGRAICHQLEERSLQASGETLSVCARDTGIYIGIFSTLIYLHLFKRGAKITIPTIKISLFLLLLMVPLMIDGLGSYLHLFETDNTRRLLTGISFGLALPNFLYPLLSPKALDETSKPVITVKRDFFIPLILSCGLGGLVYWGKISYFVLDGFLILTVMIWFSMCGSFLFSSIQNTHLKSALSVCSGLVLLSTLSLLHSFVA encoded by the coding sequence TTGATCCACGACCTATTCCATTTCTTCGGAAGAGCGATCTGCCACCAGTTGGAGGAACGGTCACTCCAGGCATCAGGCGAAACACTCTCCGTTTGCGCCCGCGACACCGGCATCTATATAGGTATTTTTTCAACGCTCATCTATTTGCATCTGTTCAAACGAGGGGCAAAAATCACGATTCCTACAATAAAGATAAGCTTGTTTCTTCTATTATTAATGGTACCCCTGATGATCGACGGCTTAGGCTCTTATTTACACTTATTTGAAACCGATAATACCCGAAGATTACTAACCGGAATCAGCTTCGGACTTGCCCTGCCTAATTTTCTTTATCCGCTGCTCTCGCCAAAAGCGCTTGATGAAACGAGCAAGCCCGTCATCACCGTCAAAAGGGACTTTTTTATTCCGTTGATTTTAAGCTGCGGATTGGGTGGACTTGTTTATTGGGGGAAAATATCTTATTTCGTTCTGGATGGGTTCCTTATTTTAACCGTTATGATTTGGTTCAGCATGTGCGGTTCGTTTCTATTTTCGAGTATTCAAAACACCCATCTAAAGTCAGCGCTATCGGTTTGTTCCGGTCTTGTATTGCTATCTACGCTTTCCTTGTTACATAGTTTTGTCGCCTAA
- a CDS encoding helix-turn-helix domain-containing protein, whose amino-acid sequence MDGSKLKRLRKKKAYSLSKLSKLTGISKSYLSLIERGIQKNPSLDILEKLAATFGVEVEDLVKDKKNEEKHKPSIKSILKVEIELSEDQLNPQKLKQIKELINKINEE is encoded by the coding sequence ATGGATGGAAGTAAACTCAAAAGGCTACGCAAGAAAAAGGCTTATTCATTATCTAAGTTAAGTAAACTTACCGGGATTTCCAAGTCGTATCTAAGTTTAATTGAGCGGGGAATCCAGAAGAACCCCAGCTTGGATATCTTAGAAAAATTAGCTGCGACGTTCGGGGTTGAAGTGGAAGATTTAGTGAAAGATAAAAAAAACGAAGAGAAACATAAGCCTTCCATTAAGAGCATTTTAAAGGTAGAAATTGAATTATCGGAGGATCAACTAAATCCTCAGAAATTAAAGCAAATAAAAGAATTAATCAATAAGATTAATGAAGAATAG
- a CDS encoding type II secretion system F family protein, whose product MLDILLLFLLAGFMTSVLAALMFTIFKRQLAYNERVNKYFGVASVTIKEDSLGGRKDGRLRQVIDQYWNKGTQALNKRISKVEKKKLDTLLRDAGHPFKSAIDFRLLQIVLSTGMSLLIFFFILPLSDNKMLTWLMIITMAILGFRLPVFFLGKKKTARIKAINKAMPDYFDTVNLLLEAGMGLDLALAEVSQKIKGPLADEFFQTLEDMKLGKSRREAFYELRKRVPSDSFQSVITSLIQADQLGIGMAKVLGNLTIRIREQRREAAREQAMKAPVKMLFPMVFFIFPSIFIVILGPLVIYFVTKGFGG is encoded by the coding sequence ATGCTAGATATCTTATTACTTTTTCTACTGGCTGGATTTATGACCTCAGTTCTGGCAGCTTTAATGTTCACTATTTTTAAAAGGCAGCTTGCCTATAATGAACGGGTAAACAAGTATTTCGGTGTAGCTTCCGTCACAATTAAAGAGGATTCTTTAGGGGGACGAAAGGATGGCCGGTTAAGGCAGGTTATTGATCAATACTGGAATAAAGGAACCCAGGCATTAAATAAACGGATTTCAAAGGTGGAAAAGAAAAAGTTAGACACCTTGCTTCGGGATGCGGGCCATCCGTTTAAGTCGGCGATTGACTTTCGCCTGTTACAAATCGTCCTTAGTACCGGCATGAGCTTGCTTATTTTCTTCTTTATATTGCCGCTATCCGATAACAAAATGTTAACCTGGCTGATGATTATCACAATGGCAATTTTGGGATTCAGGCTGCCGGTGTTTTTTCTTGGGAAAAAGAAAACGGCAAGAATCAAGGCGATCAATAAGGCGATGCCCGATTACTTTGATACCGTAAACCTGTTGCTAGAAGCCGGGATGGGACTCGATTTGGCGTTAGCAGAGGTTTCGCAAAAAATTAAAGGTCCGCTGGCAGATGAATTTTTTCAAACATTAGAAGACATGAAGCTGGGGAAATCCAGACGGGAGGCCTTCTACGAACTACGCAAGCGCGTTCCTTCCGATTCGTTTCAAAGTGTAATCACTTCCCTCATCCAGGCCGACCAGCTTGGTATTGGGATGGCCAAGGTTCTGGGAAACTTGACAATTAGAATTCGCGAACAGCGTCGCGAGGCTGCACGTGAACAGGCGATGAAGGCACCTGTGAAAATGCTGTTCCCAATGGTGTTTTTCATCTTCCCTTCCATCTTTATCGTGATCTTAGGACCATTGGTTATTTATTTTGTGACAAAAGGTTTTGGCGGTTAA